From the genome of Mesorhizobium japonicum MAFF 303099, one region includes:
- a CDS encoding trimethylamine methyltransferase family protein: MSEHAAVDQEASNARRGRGASGGAAARRAARSGGGPGTQLTYIKRKINIYEVLDEEGLALIEKNTDTVLEEIGIIFRDDAEALQLWKEAGADVKGERVHFPKGLCRSLLKTAPSIYTQHARNSERSVQIGGNATVFAPVYGPPFVRDLDGVRRYATIEDFQNFVKLAYMAPSIHHSGGTVCEPVDVPVNKRHLDMIYSHIKYSDKPFMGSVTAPERAEDTVAMAKLVFGDDFVENNTVLTSLINANSPMVFDETMLGALKVYSRHNQACIVTPFILAGAMSPVTVAGTLTQVLAEVLAGASFTQLIRPGAPVLFGTFASSISMQSGAPTFGTPEPSLVSYGAAQLARRLGLPFRTGGSLCASKVPDAQAAYESANTLNSTILAGTNFVLHSAGWLEGGLASCYEKFMMDIDQLGMQQKFSEGVDLSENGQAMDAIRQVGPGSHYLGCDHTQANFQTAFYRSSIADNNSYEQWLAEGEKTAPQRANELARRWLESYEAPYLDPSIDEALKEFIAKKKGSMPDAFT; encoded by the coding sequence ATGAGCGAACACGCGGCAGTCGACCAGGAAGCGTCAAACGCGCGGCGTGGGCGAGGCGCGAGCGGCGGAGCGGCGGCAAGGCGCGCCGCGCGTTCCGGCGGCGGACCCGGCACCCAACTCACCTACATCAAGCGCAAGATCAACATCTATGAGGTGCTCGACGAGGAAGGCCTCGCGCTGATCGAGAAGAACACCGATACGGTGCTCGAAGAGATCGGCATCATCTTCCGCGATGACGCCGAAGCGTTGCAGCTGTGGAAAGAGGCCGGCGCCGACGTCAAGGGCGAGCGGGTGCATTTCCCGAAGGGGCTTTGCCGTTCTCTGCTGAAGACCGCGCCGTCCATCTATACCCAGCATGCCCGCAATTCCGAGCGCTCGGTGCAGATCGGCGGCAATGCTACCGTCTTTGCGCCGGTCTATGGGCCGCCCTTCGTGCGCGACCTTGACGGTGTCAGGCGCTACGCGACCATCGAGGATTTCCAGAATTTCGTGAAGCTCGCCTATATGGCGCCGTCGATCCACCATTCGGGCGGCACTGTGTGCGAGCCGGTCGACGTGCCGGTCAACAAGCGCCACCTCGACATGATCTATTCGCACATAAAATACTCGGACAAGCCGTTCATGGGCTCGGTGACCGCGCCGGAACGCGCCGAGGACACCGTCGCCATGGCCAAGCTCGTCTTCGGCGACGATTTCGTCGAGAACAACACGGTGCTGACCAGCCTGATCAACGCCAACTCGCCGATGGTGTTCGACGAAACCATGCTGGGCGCGCTGAAGGTTTATTCGCGCCACAACCAGGCCTGTATCGTCACGCCGTTCATCCTTGCCGGTGCGATGAGCCCGGTGACGGTCGCCGGCACGTTGACGCAGGTTCTGGCCGAGGTGCTGGCCGGCGCCTCGTTCACGCAGCTCATCCGGCCGGGCGCGCCGGTGCTGTTCGGCACCTTCGCCTCGTCGATCTCCATGCAGTCTGGCGCGCCGACCTTCGGCACGCCGGAGCCGTCGCTGGTGTCTTATGGCGCTGCTCAGCTCGCACGCCGTCTCGGCCTGCCGTTCCGCACCGGCGGTTCGCTCTGCGCGTCCAAGGTCCCGGATGCGCAGGCGGCCTATGAAAGCGCCAACACGCTGAACTCGACGATCCTTGCCGGCACCAACTTCGTCCTCCACTCGGCCGGCTGGCTCGAGGGCGGGCTGGCGTCCTGCTATGAAAAATTCATGATGGACATCGACCAGCTCGGCATGCAGCAGAAATTCTCCGAAGGCGTCGACCTGTCGGAGAACGGCCAGGCGATGGACGCCATTCGCCAGGTCGGCCCGGGCAGCCACTATCTCGGCTGCGACCACACGCAGGCCAATTTCCAGACGGCGTTCTATCGCTCCAGCATCGCCGACAACAATTCCTACGAACAGTGGCTGGCCGAAGGCGAGAAGACCGCGCCGCAGCGCGCCAATGAGCTTGCCCGCCGCTGGCTGGAAAGCTACGAGGCGCCTTATCTTGATCCGAGCATCGACGAGGCCCTGAAGGAGTTCATCGCCAAGAAGAAGGGGTCGATGCCCGACGCCTTCACTTGA
- a CDS encoding helix-turn-helix domain-containing protein, with product MDKRDLSAIFRERLKLLLTRSDLNQSAFASAVGIDRSALSQLMSGASTRLPRAETLLNIAAEFKVSLDWLLGLSQDEGVTGEIRESLEIEEAPDGFDRTLLAKWFAEAAGTKIRYVPAGIPDLLRTRALVDYEANITNRSRLAQASETQYRIEYNRRPETDMEVCMPRHTLEIFARGLGVWDRFPEADRRQQLAHMATLLDDLYPTFRLFLYDGRMRYSIPLTIFGPYRAAIYVGDMYVVLNATQPVQALTQHFDNLIRAADVNPHEAAAFARNLAGMSFPSGSV from the coding sequence ATGGACAAACGCGATCTGTCAGCAATCTTCCGGGAGCGTCTGAAGCTGCTCCTGACACGCTCCGACCTCAACCAGTCGGCCTTCGCGTCAGCAGTCGGCATCGACCGGTCGGCGTTGTCGCAGCTGATGTCAGGCGCGTCGACACGACTGCCGCGCGCCGAAACGCTGCTCAACATCGCCGCCGAATTCAAAGTGTCGCTGGACTGGCTGCTGGGCCTTAGCCAGGACGAAGGCGTCACCGGCGAAATCCGCGAAAGCCTGGAGATCGAGGAAGCGCCTGACGGTTTCGACCGCACGCTGCTCGCCAAATGGTTCGCCGAGGCCGCGGGTACCAAGATCCGCTACGTGCCGGCCGGCATTCCCGACCTGCTGCGGACCCGCGCGCTGGTCGACTACGAGGCCAACATCACCAACAGGAGCCGCCTGGCGCAGGCCAGCGAGACGCAATACCGCATCGAATACAACCGGCGTCCGGAAACCGACATGGAAGTCTGCATGCCGCGCCACACGCTGGAGATCTTTGCCCGCGGCCTTGGTGTGTGGGACCGTTTCCCCGAGGCCGACCGCCGGCAGCAACTCGCCCATATGGCGACGCTGCTCGACGATCTCTATCCGACCTTCCGCCTGTTTCTCTATGACGGCCGCATGCGCTATTCGATCCCGCTCACCATCTTCGGCCCCTACCGCGCCGCTATCTATGTCGGCGACATGTATGTCGTGCTGAACGCCACCCAGCCGGTCCAGGCGCTGACCCAGCATTTCGACAATCTGATCCGCGCCGCCGACGTCAATCCGCACGAGGCCGCCGCCTTCGCCCGAAATCTGGCCGGCATGTCGTTCCCGTCAGGCTCTGTCTGA
- a CDS encoding 4Fe-4S dicluster domain-containing protein, with translation MIARGMIEEITAALGANGLVLRGGFVFSDGEDAPHGASGFPAKSVLLVGQAGAAPWRHFLRWREKQPCTIANPLDSWSRQVIGDVAHAFGARAVSPSDKPYLPFQQWAVRAEGLKPSPLGILMHPQYGLWHAYRGALLFEDEIALPEQGEAIHLCDACVEKPCLKSCPVDAYSTEGFAYQACLAHVRGRNGEPCRCGGCLDRNACPYGTEYRYPPEVQAFHMAAFAGL, from the coding sequence ATGATTGCGCGCGGCATGATCGAAGAGATCACGGCCGCGCTCGGCGCCAACGGCCTCGTCCTGCGCGGCGGCTTTGTTTTCTCTGACGGCGAGGACGCCCCTCACGGCGCCTCGGGCTTTCCAGCGAAATCCGTGCTGCTGGTGGGGCAGGCGGGGGCGGCACCCTGGCGGCATTTCCTGCGCTGGCGCGAAAAGCAGCCGTGCACAATCGCCAATCCGCTCGACAGCTGGTCGCGGCAGGTCATTGGCGATGTGGCGCACGCATTTGGTGCGCGCGCCGTTTCGCCCTCCGACAAGCCCTACCTGCCGTTCCAGCAATGGGCTGTTCGGGCGGAGGGGCTGAAACCGTCGCCGCTCGGCATCCTCATGCATCCGCAATATGGGCTTTGGCATGCCTATCGCGGCGCGTTGCTGTTCGAGGACGAGATCGCGCTTCCGGAGCAGGGCGAGGCAATTCATCTCTGCGACGCCTGTGTCGAGAAACCCTGTCTGAAATCCTGTCCGGTCGATGCCTATTCCACGGAAGGCTTCGCCTATCAGGCCTGCCTGGCGCATGTGCGGGGCAGGAATGGCGAACCGTGCCGGTGCGGCGGCTGCCTCGATCGCAATGCCTGTCCTTATGGCACGGAATATCGCTATCCGCCTGAAGTCCAGGCCTTCCATATGGCGGCATTCGCCGGCCTGTGA
- a CDS encoding entericidin A/B family lipoprotein: MKLLRIAPIAILACALALTACANTIRGVGKDVKSTARAVKDTVAN; encoded by the coding sequence ATGAAACTGCTACGTATTGCGCCGATAGCCATCCTTGCCTGCGCACTTGCACTCACCGCCTGCGCCAACACCATTCGAGGTGTCGGCAAGGATGTCAAATCGACGGCAAGGGCGGTCAAAGACACTGTCGCCAACTGA
- a CDS encoding dienelactone hydrolase family protein — MTKQDLRIKTRDGVAKAGLFRSAKTSSARAGVILYQDAFGPRPALDGIAERLAGEGYAVLVPDLFYRNAPYGPFDAKTAFTEENSKAALMALVTGTTQQMTISDGEAFLDALAGEGVRGLIGTVGYCMGGARALNAAAAYPERIRAAASFHGGNLASDAADSPHRKAASIKARVYVGMAGVDRSFPPEQSTRLEEALRNAEVDHTIENYVGMAHGWCVPDHSVYNQAGAERHWQRLITLFAETLG, encoded by the coding sequence ATGACGAAGCAGGACCTCAGGATCAAGACCCGTGACGGCGTGGCGAAGGCGGGCCTGTTCCGCTCGGCCAAGACCTCCTCGGCCAGAGCCGGTGTCATTCTCTACCAGGACGCCTTCGGTCCGCGTCCGGCGCTCGACGGCATAGCCGAGCGGCTGGCGGGCGAAGGTTATGCGGTGCTGGTGCCTGACCTCTTCTACCGCAATGCGCCCTATGGTCCGTTCGACGCCAAGACCGCCTTCACCGAGGAAAACAGCAAGGCAGCGCTGATGGCGCTGGTCACCGGCACGACACAGCAGATGACCATCAGCGACGGCGAGGCCTTTCTCGATGCGCTCGCCGGCGAAGGTGTTAGGGGACTGATCGGCACTGTCGGCTATTGCATGGGCGGCGCGCGGGCGCTCAACGCCGCTGCGGCCTATCCCGAGAGGATCAGGGCCGCCGCAAGTTTCCATGGCGGCAATCTCGCCAGCGATGCCGCCGACAGCCCGCACCGCAAGGCTGCATCCATCAAGGCGCGTGTCTATGTCGGCATGGCCGGCGTCGACAGGAGTTTCCCGCCAGAGCAGTCGACACGGCTGGAGGAGGCGCTGCGCAACGCCGAAGTCGACCACACGATCGAGAACTATGTCGGCATGGCGCATGGCTGGTGCGTGCCTGACCACAGCGTCTACAACCAAGCCGGCGCCGAACGGCATTGGCAAAGGCTGATCACGCTGTTTGCGGAGACGCTCGGGTAA
- a CDS encoding fatty acid desaturase translates to MTGKSIKRRNVPAIEWPTVVLAFFCYGTWLGTGFLLWPSYPILALALLGFILALQSSIMHEVLHGHPTRSALINEAFVFLPIGLVWPFRRFKTLHLRHHADERLTDPLDDPESYYQALWQHDELPPTMKFLLKINNTMVGRFFFGPWLSCIGFFIDDFKQMMAGDKAIRKAWLLHAIGLAIVAPIVQFGFGIPLWLYILAPVWLGQSLIAIRTFAEHQWSEHPEGRTVIIERSPLSFLFLNNNLHFVHHKTPTVAWYRLPKLFRERRDEWLRMNNGYAYPNYFALIKAYAFKAKEPIVHPVLRRAPEHGRAFKPRIRARNINGLGTAPVPAEPPKE, encoded by the coding sequence ATGACAGGCAAGAGCATCAAGCGACGCAACGTACCGGCCATCGAATGGCCTACCGTGGTTCTCGCTTTCTTCTGTTACGGAACGTGGCTTGGCACCGGTTTCCTGCTCTGGCCGTCCTATCCCATCCTCGCGCTCGCTCTTCTCGGCTTCATCCTGGCATTGCAGTCGTCGATCATGCACGAAGTGCTGCATGGCCATCCGACGCGCAGCGCGTTGATCAACGAAGCCTTCGTCTTCCTGCCGATCGGTCTGGTCTGGCCGTTCCGCCGCTTCAAGACGCTGCATTTGCGCCATCATGCCGACGAGCGGCTGACCGACCCGCTCGATGATCCCGAAAGCTACTACCAGGCGCTGTGGCAGCATGACGAATTGCCGCCGACGATGAAGTTCCTGCTCAAGATCAACAACACCATGGTCGGCCGTTTCTTCTTCGGCCCCTGGCTGTCCTGCATCGGCTTCTTCATCGACGATTTCAAGCAGATGATGGCCGGCGACAAGGCGATCCGCAAGGCATGGCTGCTGCATGCGATCGGCCTCGCCATCGTGGCGCCGATCGTGCAGTTCGGCTTCGGCATTCCGCTGTGGCTCTACATTCTGGCGCCGGTCTGGCTCGGCCAGTCGCTGATCGCGATCCGCACCTTTGCCGAGCATCAGTGGTCCGAGCATCCGGAAGGCCGTACGGTGATCATCGAGCGCTCGCCGCTGTCGTTCCTGTTCCTCAACAACAATCTGCACTTCGTCCATCACAAGACGCCTACGGTGGCCTGGTACAGGCTGCCGAAACTGTTTCGCGAGCGTCGCGACGAATGGCTGCGGATGAACAATGGCTATGCTTATCCGAATTATTTCGCGCTGATCAAAGCCTATGCCTTCAAGGCGAAGGAGCCGATCGTGCATCCGGTGCTGCGGCGTGCGCCTGAGCACGGGCGGGCGTTCAAGCCACGCATCCGGGCGCGCAACATCAATGGGCTCGGCACGGCGCCGGTGCCCGCCGAGCCGCCCAAGGAATAA
- a CDS encoding corrinoid protein, whose translation MSDDEIILSELSDDELVQQMHDDLYDGLKEEIEEGTRILLERGWAPYKVLTEALVEGMRIVGEDFRDGILFVPEVLLSANAMKAGMFILRPLLAATGAPKQGKMVIGTVKGDIHDIGKNLVGMMMEGAGFDVIDLGINNAVEKYLDAIEQHQPDIIGMSALLTTTMPYMKVVIDTMKEKGIRDDYVVLVGGAPLNEEFGKAVGADAYCRDAAVAVETAKDFMKRKHNVRASA comes from the coding sequence ATGTCCGACGACGAGATCATCCTTTCTGAACTTTCCGACGACGAGTTGGTGCAGCAGATGCACGACGACCTTTATGACGGGTTGAAGGAAGAGATCGAGGAAGGCACGCGCATCCTGCTCGAGCGCGGCTGGGCGCCCTATAAGGTGCTGACCGAGGCGCTGGTCGAAGGCATGCGCATCGTCGGCGAGGATTTCCGCGACGGCATCCTGTTCGTTCCCGAAGTGCTGCTGTCCGCCAACGCCATGAAGGCCGGCATGTTCATCCTGCGCCCGCTGCTCGCCGCCACCGGCGCGCCGAAACAGGGCAAGATGGTCATCGGCACCGTCAAGGGCGATATCCACGACATCGGCAAGAACCTCGTCGGCATGATGATGGAAGGCGCCGGCTTCGACGTCATCGACCTCGGCATCAACAATGCGGTCGAGAAATATCTGGATGCGATCGAGCAGCATCAGCCCGACATCATCGGCATGTCGGCGCTTTTGACCACCACCATGCCCTACATGAAGGTCGTCATCGACACGATGAAGGAAAAGGGCATTCGCGACGACTATGTCGTGCTGGTCGGCGGCGCGCCGCTCAACGAGGAATTCGGCAAGGCCGTCGGCGCCGACGCCTATTGCCGCGATGCCGCGGTGGCCGTCGAGACCGCCAAGGACTTCATGAAGCGCAAGCACAATGTCCGCGCTTCGGCCTGA
- a CDS encoding RNA polymerase sigma factor, giving the protein MAMMLDESEASDAELIGRAKGGDRGAFGKLLERHYDFVYRAAYRWCGKKADAEDIAQEVCVRLGKAIRDYRGGGAFTTWLYSVTMNAARDMMRKTARETVKTEAYGVHALISGEAPAEPEDPVEALWAAVRQLPDKQRDAVLLVYGEGLSHAAAAEAMAISETTVSWHIHEAKKRLKTLMRSAGEV; this is encoded by the coding sequence ATGGCGATGATGCTGGATGAGAGCGAAGCCTCCGACGCCGAACTGATCGGGCGGGCGAAGGGCGGAGACAGGGGGGCCTTCGGCAAATTGCTGGAGCGCCACTACGACTTCGTCTATCGCGCCGCCTATCGCTGGTGCGGCAAGAAGGCCGATGCCGAGGACATCGCCCAGGAAGTCTGCGTGCGGCTCGGCAAGGCGATCCGCGACTATCGCGGCGGCGGTGCCTTCACGACATGGCTCTATTCCGTGACGATGAATGCGGCGCGCGACATGATGCGCAAGACCGCGCGCGAGACGGTGAAGACCGAGGCCTATGGTGTCCATGCGCTGATTTCGGGCGAGGCCCCGGCCGAACCGGAAGACCCGGTCGAGGCGCTGTGGGCCGCGGTGCGGCAGCTTCCGGACAAGCAGCGCGACGCCGTCCTGCTGGTCTATGGCGAGGGCTTGAGCCATGCGGCCGCCGCCGAGGCGATGGCGATCTCGGAGACGACGGTTTCCTGGCACATCCATGAAGCGAAGAAACGGCTGAAGACGCTGATGCGTTCAGCCGGGGAAGTGTGA
- a CDS encoding VWA domain-containing protein, whose translation MVDDNELNRLRDIAAPAPGESAKARAFEAALRAYDQEDISAVTQGSVGGLRLTERAQKLWSEIMQKKLIATPALAGLVALPIAGYATFHLLREQPAKFGGDEKITETLADKPATLKPAEPKQAPTELAKDKKADADVESRDATNVLVAPASPPKSEAAQAGGTAQQTANERAVVAEPAPPAPTGEFTLNSTAPSTSRLTRVPAAESKLMAPQPTMAPADQIAPQEENRNRVQDFKTNPVHAALEDPVSTFSIDVDTASYSFVRRSLKEGSVPQADTVRVEEMINYFPYDWKGPDSVSTPFNSTVSVMPTPWNAQTKLMHVAIKGFDIKPTEQPKANLVFLIDVSGSMDEPDKLPLLKSAFRLLVSKLRADDTISIVTYAGEAGTVLMPTRAAEKDKILNAIDNLTPGGSTAGEAGIKEAYKLAQQSFVKDGVNRVMLATDGDFNVGQSDDDDLKRLIEQERKSGVFLSVFGFGHDNLNDQMMQTIAQNGNGTAAYIDTLAEAEKVLVEDASSTLFPIAKDVKIQVEFNPNKVSEYRLIGYETRALNREDFNNDRVDAGDIGSGHSVTAIYEITPKGSGGEQIDPLRYGQATVNNGGVANADEYAFVKIRYKLPNEDVSKLITTPVTSANEVASFDQASTDQRFSVAVAAFGQKLRDEDATAKFGYDKIMEIATAARGADPFGYRSEFLSLVRLASALGGNR comes from the coding sequence ATGGTCGACGACAACGAACTCAACAGGCTGCGCGATATCGCGGCACCGGCGCCGGGCGAGAGCGCGAAGGCGCGCGCCTTCGAAGCCGCCCTGCGCGCCTATGACCAGGAAGATATTTCTGCTGTCACCCAAGGATCGGTCGGCGGCCTTCGTCTCACAGAGCGAGCACAAAAGCTCTGGAGCGAGATCATGCAAAAGAAACTCATTGCCACGCCGGCCCTTGCCGGGCTCGTCGCCCTGCCGATCGCCGGATACGCCACTTTCCATCTGCTGAGGGAACAGCCGGCCAAATTCGGCGGCGACGAAAAGATCACCGAGACGCTGGCCGACAAGCCGGCGACGTTGAAGCCGGCCGAGCCGAAGCAGGCTCCGACCGAATTGGCCAAGGACAAGAAGGCCGACGCGGATGTGGAAAGCCGCGATGCGACCAACGTGCTTGTGGCGCCGGCTTCGCCGCCGAAATCCGAAGCGGCCCAGGCCGGCGGTACTGCTCAGCAGACTGCCAATGAACGCGCGGTGGTGGCCGAGCCGGCACCGCCGGCGCCGACAGGTGAATTCACGCTGAATAGCACCGCGCCGAGCACGTCGCGGCTCACCCGCGTGCCGGCTGCCGAGTCCAAGCTGATGGCGCCGCAGCCCACCATGGCGCCGGCGGATCAGATCGCGCCGCAGGAGGAAAACCGCAACCGCGTCCAGGACTTCAAGACCAATCCGGTGCATGCCGCGCTGGAAGATCCGGTCTCGACCTTCTCGATCGATGTCGACACGGCCTCCTACTCCTTTGTGCGCCGTTCGCTGAAGGAAGGCTCCGTGCCGCAGGCCGACACGGTCCGTGTCGAGGAGATGATCAACTACTTCCCCTATGACTGGAAGGGACCGGACTCGGTGTCGACGCCGTTCAACTCGACCGTCAGCGTCATGCCGACGCCGTGGAACGCGCAAACCAAGCTGATGCATGTCGCCATCAAGGGCTTCGACATCAAGCCGACCGAGCAGCCGAAGGCCAATCTGGTCTTCTTGATTGACGTTTCGGGCTCGATGGACGAGCCGGACAAGCTGCCGCTGCTCAAATCTGCATTCCGGCTGCTGGTCAGCAAGCTCAGGGCCGACGACACGATCTCGATCGTCACCTATGCCGGTGAGGCCGGCACCGTGCTGATGCCGACCAGGGCTGCCGAGAAGGACAAGATCCTCAACGCGATCGACAATCTCACGCCCGGTGGTTCGACGGCCGGCGAGGCCGGCATCAAGGAGGCCTACAAGCTTGCCCAGCAATCCTTCGTCAAGGACGGCGTCAACCGGGTGATGCTGGCCACCGATGGCGACTTCAATGTCGGCCAGAGCGACGACGATGATCTCAAGCGCCTGATCGAACAGGAGCGCAAGAGCGGCGTCTTCCTGTCGGTGTTCGGCTTCGGCCACGACAATCTGAACGACCAGATGATGCAGACCATCGCCCAGAACGGCAACGGCACCGCCGCCTATATCGACACGCTGGCCGAGGCCGAGAAGGTGCTGGTCGAGGATGCCTCCTCGACGCTGTTCCCGATCGCCAAGGACGTGAAGATCCAGGTCGAGTTCAACCCCAACAAGGTCTCCGAATACCGCCTGATCGGCTACGAGACCCGGGCTCTCAACCGCGAGGATTTCAACAATGACCGCGTCGATGCCGGCGATATCGGCTCGGGCCATTCGGTCACCGCGATCTATGAGATCACCCCGAAGGGCAGCGGCGGCGAGCAGATCGATCCGCTGCGCTATGGCCAGGCCACGGTCAACAATGGCGGCGTCGCCAATGCGGACGAATATGCCTTCGTCAAGATCCGCTACAAGCTGCCCAACGAGGACGTCTCGAAGCTGATCACCACGCCGGTGACCTCGGCCAACGAGGTGGCGTCCTTCGACCAGGCCAGCACCGACCAGCGTTTCTCCGTCGCGGTGGCTGCCTTCGGCCAGAAGCTGCGCGACGAGGATGCGACCGCGAAGTTCGGCTACGACAAGATCATGGAGATTGCCACTGCCGCCCGAGGAGCCGACCCGTTTGGATACAGGTCCGAGTTCCTCTCGCTTGTGCGCCTTGCCTCGGCGCTGGGCGGTAACCGGTAG
- the bmt gene encoding betaine--homocysteine S-methyltransferase, with product MTTTNPIDALLAEKGVLLADGATGTNLFAMGLEAGEAPELLNETAPDTITNLHQNFVDAGADIILTNSFGGTRHRLKLHHAQDRVHALNKRAAEIARAVADKAGRKVIVAGSVGPTGELLVPLGAMTYDEAVDAFAEQIEGLKQGGAEVAWIETMSAPDEIRAAAEAAIRVGLPYTYTGSFDTAGRTMMGLLPKEIHGVVDGLSEAPLGVGANCGVGASDILASLLDMTEAKPQATVIVKGNCGIPEFRGTEIHYSGTPELMADYVRLAVDAGAKIVGGCCGTSFQHLAAMRKALDAHTKAGRPTVETIVERIGPMRNKVATENTAETSEARRERRRSRA from the coding sequence ATGACCACCACCAATCCGATCGATGCCCTGCTGGCTGAAAAGGGCGTGCTGCTGGCCGATGGCGCCACCGGCACCAATCTGTTCGCGATGGGTCTGGAGGCCGGCGAGGCGCCGGAGCTGCTGAACGAAACGGCGCCCGACACCATCACCAACCTGCACCAGAATTTCGTCGATGCCGGCGCCGACATCATCCTGACCAACTCCTTCGGCGGCACCCGCCACCGGCTGAAGCTCCACCATGCGCAGGATCGCGTGCATGCGCTCAACAAGCGCGCCGCCGAGATTGCCCGCGCCGTCGCCGACAAGGCCGGCCGCAAGGTGATCGTCGCCGGCTCCGTCGGCCCGACCGGCGAATTGCTGGTGCCGCTTGGCGCCATGACCTATGACGAGGCGGTCGACGCCTTTGCCGAGCAGATCGAGGGTCTCAAGCAAGGCGGCGCCGAAGTCGCCTGGATCGAGACCATGTCGGCGCCCGACGAGATCCGCGCCGCCGCCGAAGCGGCGATCCGCGTTGGCCTCCCCTACACCTATACCGGCTCCTTCGACACAGCCGGCCGCACCATGATGGGCCTGCTGCCGAAGGAAATCCATGGCGTCGTTGACGGGCTGTCCGAAGCACCGCTCGGCGTTGGCGCCAATTGCGGCGTCGGCGCTTCAGACATCCTGGCCTCGCTGCTCGACATGACCGAGGCGAAGCCGCAGGCGACGGTGATCGTCAAGGGCAATTGCGGCATTCCGGAATTCCGCGGTACTGAGATCCATTATTCCGGCACGCCGGAACTGATGGCCGACTATGTTCGCCTCGCCGTCGATGCCGGCGCCAAGATTGTCGGTGGTTGCTGCGGCACTTCGTTCCAGCACCTTGCCGCCATGCGCAAGGCACTCGACGCCCACACCAAGGCGGGTCGTCCGACGGTCGAGACGATCGTCGAGCGCATCGGTCCGATGCGCAACAAGGTGGCGACGGAAAACACCGCCGAGACCAGCGAGGCCCGCCGCGAGCGCCGCCGCAGCCGGGCCTGA
- a CDS encoding phosphate/phosphite/phosphonate ABC transporter substrate-binding protein: MSESIAALPMYDWPEVRGEVDAQWALLCDVFRQKGIDAPQTIVRRNGDLPPVPGGIHDAEGAWIAPDPATLPPDELDFHKLWLHPALLFAQTCWGPMELGLSSHVQVIGQPSYDAYEGGQGELYSSALVMRTGEGSEARSPADGKALLPLDLMRGKRFTFNSLDSMSGMIGLTRDLQAAGESLDIFSSRSESGGHRASIVTVAEGRADVAAIDCESWALAQRFEPAARKVAIVGWTARRKGLPFITARTTPEKTVRAMREALAGLAEQPRIQRVG; encoded by the coding sequence ATGAGTGAATCGATTGCGGCATTGCCGATGTATGACTGGCCCGAAGTGCGCGGCGAGGTCGATGCGCAGTGGGCGCTGCTGTGCGATGTCTTCCGGCAAAAGGGTATCGACGCACCGCAAACCATCGTGCGCCGCAATGGCGACCTGCCGCCGGTGCCGGGCGGCATCCATGATGCCGAGGGAGCCTGGATCGCGCCGGATCCTGCGACATTGCCGCCGGATGAACTTGATTTTCACAAGCTCTGGCTGCACCCGGCGCTGCTCTTCGCGCAGACCTGCTGGGGGCCGATGGAACTCGGCCTGTCGAGCCATGTGCAAGTGATCGGCCAGCCAAGCTATGACGCCTATGAGGGCGGGCAGGGTGAGCTCTATTCCAGCGCGCTGGTGATGCGGACAGGCGAGGGATCGGAAGCCCGTTCGCCCGCGGACGGCAAGGCACTGCTGCCGCTCGACCTGATGCGAGGCAAGCGCTTCACCTTCAACAGCCTGGATTCCATGTCGGGCATGATCGGGCTGACGCGTGATCTGCAGGCGGCCGGCGAAAGTCTCGATATCTTTTCCTCGCGCAGCGAAAGCGGCGGTCATCGCGCTTCGATCGTTACTGTTGCCGAGGGCAGGGCAGATGTCGCCGCGATCGACTGCGAAAGCTGGGCGTTAGCGCAGCGTTTCGAGCCGGCGGCGCGCAAGGTGGCGATTGTCGGCTGGACGGCACGGCGCAAGGGCCTGCCCTTCATCACTGCCAGGACGACGCCGGAAAAGACCGTCCGGGCAATGCGCGAAGCCTTGGCTGGGCTAGCCGAGCAGCCTCGCATCCAACGGGTAGGTTGA